The following proteins come from a genomic window of Brevibacillus antibioticus:
- a CDS encoding PspA/IM30 family protein, whose protein sequence is MSIFKRLRDLTVASVNDALDSMEDPVVMLNQYMRDMEVEIGQVEVAVARQVALEKKFRQQLDEANALIEKRDRQVKLALSEGEDELARRALADKKQYEGRAAEYETLYLSASEAAAQMREKLAELKEEFYKMRAKKFTLMARAQVARTQKQVNQAVVGIGNQSAGRGFARMEEKVMRMEAEAQMSGQWRQTNRAWENALSELEKDDLDAELASIKASINEVKSPIAKPVQS, encoded by the coding sequence ATGAGTATCTTTAAACGTTTGCGTGACCTGACAGTAGCTTCGGTAAATGATGCATTGGATTCGATGGAAGATCCGGTAGTGATGCTGAATCAATATATGCGTGACATGGAAGTAGAAATCGGACAAGTTGAAGTAGCGGTTGCCCGTCAAGTTGCACTGGAAAAGAAATTCCGTCAGCAATTGGACGAAGCCAATGCTCTGATCGAAAAACGCGATCGTCAAGTCAAGCTCGCCTTGTCTGAGGGAGAAGACGAGTTGGCTCGTCGAGCACTCGCTGACAAGAAGCAATACGAAGGCCGTGCAGCGGAATATGAAACTCTCTACCTGTCAGCATCCGAGGCAGCTGCGCAAATGCGCGAGAAGCTGGCTGAGCTGAAGGAAGAGTTCTATAAAATGCGTGCGAAAAAGTTCACACTGATGGCACGTGCACAAGTAGCTCGTACACAAAAGCAAGTTAATCAGGCAGTTGTCGGTATCGGCAATCAGTCCGCAGGCCGTGGCTTCGCCCGCATGGAGGAAAAAGTCATGCGCATGGAAGCAGAAGCGCAAATGAGTGGACAATGGCGTCAAACGAACCGCGCTTGGGAGAACGCTTTGTCTGAACTGGAAAAGGATGATCTCGATGCAGAACTTGCCAGCATCAAAGCATCCATTAATGAAGTGAAATCACCGATAGCCAAACCAGTACAATCCTAA